AGTATTTTAGAGATGAATGCTGGAGTTTCTGTGGAATCGTTGTCTCCTTCAATATAGGAACCTTAagtaggtagtaggtacctaggcaaGTGCATCATGGAATCAAAAGTTAAGTGGAAAGAGCTACAGATGGATTCGTCGAATACCTTGGGTACCATGGATCGTCCCCAAGCACGGAGGGCAAGGTCCTTTTACTTTGCTTCCACTTACAAGACTCATATCAGCAACAAAGACACTCAATTAATTgataatactatttagtaTCAAACTCTTATCTGTCATTTCATCATGAATCGGCTCCATCTCCCGCTGCGGAACCGAAAGCACTTCCACGAGTATCGATGCATCGTCTGCAATAGCGTGCTCGAAACTCGCCGCTCCATGAGCCCAAGAATTGAATATGTCCTAACTGATAGGTGCTACAACTGCAGTTACGAAATATCATACAGCCTCGCAACGACTGATGAGACATCTTCGCAAGAGTTTCTCCAAACAAGACTCCCACTGCTGCAAGCGGCAGAGCAGATAGCGAACGAAATAGCTGAGGACTCGGATCAACTGTGAGTTAACTACCCCAGTCACGACTACCGTATATTGGTGGAAAGAGACGCCGTTGCGAACTTCAACAGCGTCAAACCAGGCTCAAGGCTTACTTGTCGTGATAGGGGGTACCGTAGACCATGGGGGCCCACTAAGATCGATGTAGTCTTGGAACCAGATGATGAAACGACTACGGAGCCCTCGTTGTATGATGAAACGCCTGAGGAGCGTGCTGAAAGATTCCGGAACCCTGGGGCAGTTCGGTACCCCCAGACACATGACCTTGGCTACTTTGCGGCTGCTCTCTCCTATTCGCCTGAACCAGATCATCCTGAATCAGATGATATTGACTTAGAACTGTCTCAATTAGGTGCTTATGCATTAGAAGTGTATGGTTTTGCGCATGGATACGAATGgtctgaaggagaagcatcTGAATTAGATCCGCCTGAAGGAGATGCCCACCCAGTTGATAATGCGTCTGCACCACACCAGAGCCCCGACCAGCAAGAAGAGGGACTTAATATCATGAGACACCTATGAGTCGCGCAAAGAACACACAAGTGATGCAAGAGGACCCTTGGGATGTCCTGAAGAAGCTATATTGAGTGACGCCTCAGAGGACCAAGAAACCACCACTGGGGGCAGTATTCACTCTATAACGGCGTTTGATGACAAGCTACTTCtgaggaggtcgaggttAGCGCTTAGCTGGGTGCTTTGTAGcagatataaaataaagcGTGATCAATTTTACTCAGGCTTTCTTGTTGGGAGTGATTTGCGATTAGCATGCACATTAAGGTTCCCTATTTCGAATCCAATATGAAAAAAATAGGATATCCAAGGAGAAAATATGTCATCCTGGAGCCGCAGAAGAGTGATTGAGCAGTCTCTGAAGTCTCAAGAGGAGAGAAAGTCTTTGGAGACACTGGCCAAAGTGGACTGCATCTTTCCAATGTCTCCCCCGAAGTCCAGGAGTTAGAGCTGGAGAAACATCAAGCAACGGATCTTGACCTACTTGAGATCACGAGCGCATCGCATCACCTGGTAAGAAAACACTTCTCACCTCAGTGTTCGGGCTGTCCACCGGAGGAAGTTCGCCGGAGGGTAAGTGCACGAGGCACTCAGATTCATCATGATCAACGGCTAAGCCTCAGCCGTCAAATTTGAACTCGGCACATGTGAGCTCAGGAACGTTGAAACCCAAGATCAGAGAGTGTTTGGATGAAACTGACGGACGTTTAGTCTAGAAGCATAAAACCAGTGAGCTACGCCCGTAGAATGTTGGTCGGGTACTTGATATGACGCCCCGAGACGAATAGTGGGAGAGCTAGTAGGCTTTATGATGGTCTGTGGAGGTCCCAAGAATTCCAGTCACGGTGGCTGGTGGAATACAGAACGAAGAAATCGGCACATGTGAAGCCTAAGGTGGGAGATATCATCGTGATATTGGATATCAAGATCATGCAGGAGGATTATACAAAGTTTATCCAGAGATTAGCATCATGAGCTCACGAAATCAGGAATTGCGGGAATGCTAAATAATGCCCTAATCGAAATCCTTTGTTCAAAATAGAATTAGATTTAAATGCCCCGGAGTTTGCTCTAGCTCAGCCTCTCATGCCAGGCACAACACGCCAAAGACTCTGGGGATGAGAGCCCGAGCCGTGAAAGGTTATCGCCAGCAAACGTCTTCCCGTGGCCACTGAAGATACTCAATAGAACAAGAGCCGAGGAGATGGGGCTTTTTGATCACCGCCATGAGAACCCTACCCTGCTTAGCAGGATCGTCAtgtgtgatgatgacggcTGTGGTGTTTGAAGATCAAGGCGTTAGTCTTCTGGGAAGACAGCATTTTGCGAATGGCCTCATTTGCCTCTGGATAATGCCTCGGCAAGTCGACGAGACTCGGTACGTCTCTGTAATTCCAAATAATGACCTGAAGCTATCACCAGGTCCAACAGTAGAGACCATGATATCGGTTACTGCCGAAGATAAAGCTTTCTAGAATAGGGTCGAGAACCCACAAAGTACCCCCACGAAATGGGTCAACTTTCAAGAGCAGGATCCTAACTTAGAGTCTAGAACTCAAAAGCGAAGGGCTCGGGAATTGTCAGGCGGTGGCAGTGAAGGAGAAACCAACTACTACAGTACTAGTTAGTTAGGTGTGGCAAAACCATACCATACGGATGGATgcatgtacatacatacatacatgccCTAGCATTGGAGAAAAGCTTATTGCCCCAAAGCCAAGGGGAGGAAATGAAACATTAGAATGAAACAGGAAGTGATGTGTTGATGCGAGGCAGCTGAATAACTATCGCTTGGACCTTTCATGACAACCGTTGCCTAAACGTGCCCATCAGAGGTGAGATGAGGCCTGGAAGTGCCAAATTTTAAGACACGTCCGTTTCTGGCTGTTTTATGTCGTATCTGCATctaggtatgtatgtatgtgtgacgtgacgtgacgtgacgtgacgtttgagtacctaggtaggggTGTagaaaagagggaaaaagGAGTAATTAGAGTTGGCCGTTGCCTCGTCGAATTACGAATGTTTTATCGCGGGGTGTAGTCTATGCTGTAGCACGTCCATCATTGCGCCTCACTCACCCATCCTCAGAGCTTCTTATGTAAACCTAGGTACATTAAAATCACCATGTCCTCTCACTTTATCCCATGGCCAGGCCGGCACGGCTCTTTTTAATTCTTCATCTCCCGCGGtagatcttctccttcttctctttagcACGACATTTCATACTGGTGTCAAACGTTTACTGGTTTATTTCAACACCACCCTTTTTGCTgccttgctgttggtggctATCAATCAACAACGAACCAACCAACgccaagtttattttgttgcttttttattacccACGAATTGCATATCAAAGAAACATCGACAATTTCTGTGGCTTTCTCTCGGGCATCAACGTCGACGTTGCATTGTGGCTTGCTACTCTCCTCGGCACTCACTCGTCTCGCGTCTCACGTTACAGAGCATCGCTTGATGAAGACACCAATTCGGTATTCGGCATCTTCCCCAACTGAGACATCGCGAGTATTCCCAATACAAGAAGCAAGGCCGCCAAGACAAGGTAATTCTCACCAGCAAACGCCTACACTCACAGACACTGACTCTCCAACAAGTCTCTACGCCTAACATCGTGATATCGTGCCACGCATCGCTGAGGTATCACCGGCCAATGCTTCAGTGCAGACATGTGCCGAATGATGATTTTCAGAGGACATTGCACGTGTTGCGACCAGCCTCAGACTTGGGTTGACTTGACCCAAGAACTGTCCTGCCTTGAGGCTAAGAACAGCGGATGGTTTGGTGGATGCCGCCGAGGTATCCTCGTCCAAGAGCACGATTTCAACCAAGAATGCTCCGTATgtcatgaggaagacgagggcGTCGGAGGATTAGATGAAAGTCACATAATGCCATTTCAACAGACAtcacaaacacaaacacaaacacaaagCAGCCTCGGCAAGAGAACAGCTGGGGAGCGAGGAGAATCCAGCGATGCCTCCAAGAAGCAGAGGACTTGAACAAAGCATACACTTATCGGCGTCGGGCTTTCTTTCGGGAACCAGGCATAATGGGACAGACAGGCTGATCTTCTACTGAACTATCGATGATCGACATATACACGTTCTATcgtgagatgagaagaaaccGTGGTAATGAATAATGAACAGGGACTTTCAGGATCTTGGAGGCAACGCAACCATACTGAACGAATGTAATATATCTATGTATGGACTCAATAATGTCTATTATATTCATACACAAGAATGAATATCTAATCTAAAGCTCATTCCCTTGCCAAGTCTCTTGGACAGCCTTCCAGTATctatcagcatcaactctGACATGAGCGACATGGGCACCTCCAGCGAATTTCTCTGTTCTGACTACAGCGCCGTTATCCTTTGCTTGTTGGGCATGTGATTCAACATCCTCCCAACCAACCGAGAGGTCTGAATCTCCGTAAATGTATACCCGCATAGTCTCCCGGCTGATTCTCTCAGGCGTATTGAGAGCCGAGGCATAGGCAGTATGTGGTTCCACACCTAACCATAGTTTGTAGTACACCCATGCAAAGCCCAGGAACACCCAGACGACGGGGGATAGAAATGGTGGGACCCCGGTTGAGAGGACATGGTGATCTCGTTTCCAATGGAAGTACCCGGGGCACGAGTCCATCACGACAGCATGTCGAGGAATTGGCTTCCCGCCTAGTGAAGTTTCCCATATCCCCCAAAGCGTGGCAGCAGAACTGACACCACCGTTGGAAAAGATATGGATGAGAAAGTTGGGTGCATAATCTTCCTTGGTGTCAACCGACTGTAGAATCGGCAAAGCAGGCTCAAACAGGCGACGACGTAGGGCTGGCTGAATGTATAGCTTAGTGGAAGCGCGGACTAGGAGTATGGCAGATGTTGGATAGAGCTCGCGATACTGAGAGATGTACTTTGCTATATGAATATCGCGAGCTTCCGACCACGAAAGAATGATAATGAGTGGAGGATCACCAGAGGTCGTGGTTTTGggagttggtgatgttgttatACCGGGCCGAAAATATGACACAGCTGGACTAAAAGCATGCATGAAAGCCAGAGGCGAGGTCTTGGAggttgccatgatgaagcccTGATTGAGGTGCTCTGGGCCTGAATGATCAAAAAGCCTTGGAATTAGTCCGGCGACTCTAGAAGTCtgttttatatataaacgATCCGATATAAAGACCTTTCCCCTCCGGGCGATGCTCCGTAATAATCGGCCTATTTAAGGAACCGCGGCCCCGctggagccggagccggacGGAGGAACAGAATCGATGGACCGGAGGCCCTCGGAGACTTTTTCTTACAcatgacatcaacatcaatcatAGGTTCAGTTTCTTCAGAAATAATGTATTATGAGTGATGCCGAGACTATCGTATGCCGAAGCAAATCATGCCTCAAAGCTTTCAACAGAGAGAACCTGCTCCTCGATAAAGTCAAAGAATTTCATTGCTTCAttctcggccttgatctcatcaaccctCTTCTTGAAGCTATCATCTCTCAAAACACGCTCGACACCTAACCGTACCATATCAGGTGTAGGCCTACCCGTTTTCAAGTTGACCGCAACACCACTCCACTCTCCGCGCATTGCAATCTCCGGTTTGTCCTCGGTCTCACCTGCAAGAACCAAAGGAACACCGTTGGTTACTCCATGAAGAAAGCCACCATATCCAGCATTCATGACAAACACTGAAGCATGAGGTAAGAGAGCGTCGTAGGCGAGGTAATCGATGACGCGGGTGTTGGAAGGAATAGGGATGTCGTCAGGGAGAAAAGCACCTCTTTGCCCAAGGATTGCTACCACGAGGAGGTCATCGCGGTCAGAGAGCGCATCGATAGTAGGAATGATAAGATTGGTTGCGTCGCGAGCAATGGTTCCCTGAGTTACAGCAATGATACGTCGGTCACCACGCTTTACATCATCCCACCAAGAAGGATAGTTAAAATCCGCAGGAATAGGTTTGGGTGTTGCGCAACCTGAAAACTTGACGTTGGATGGCACATCAGATCGAGAGTACTCGAGACTGGGAGGACACATTTGGATCGAAAGATCATGCATGAGCATCCAATGGTGAAAAGGAATCTGAGGCTCTAGAATCTCAGTGGCGCCAAGATTCTTGAGAACCTCTTCCTGATGGGCGATAACATCAGCAAAAGGTCCACCAACCATCATCTGGTTCATGAATTGATTTCTGGCATGACCAGATTCTGTTGAGTCAGGAGGAAGACCCGGACCAAAAGGCGCAGTGTCGATGCTGGTAGCCATGTAAGGAATAGGATTCAAGTTGATTACCATGGGCCGCTTGGTGTATCCTTTGGGGAGAGGCCCACCGAGAGAGATAGGATTGGCACCCATGAAGCACGTCTCTGGCATAACAACCACTTCCCTCTCTGGGTCCTCAGCTCTGATGCCCTCGAGAACTCCATTGAGGATCCTCCAGCGTTCAGGGGTTTGTCCAGTGAAGATATGTCTGATATCATAAAGAAGCCGAGGAATGCCGGCGGGGATAGCCTCACGCTCTGCCATAAGCTTGGGGCTCACTAGAGGTGGGACGGTAACATGTCGAGCACCGGCGTCTGTGATTGATTTTTCGAATTGGTCGCCGGCGATGAAAGTGACCTCGAAGCCACGCTGGACGAGATCTTCTGCGATTCGAATCAAGGGGTACGTGTGGCCATCCACAGGAGTTGCACCAAAAACAAGGTGGGGTTTACTGGTATTGGTTGGGCCGGTGATTGTTGTCTGTTCGATACCAGTAGCTGTTTTAACTACATCGGACAGATGGGATGCCATGATCGTGTGAGGTAGAGGGCGAGAGGATAGTCAAGGAGAAATCAAGAATGGGTGTACCACAAGAGCTATGAAAGCAACACTCTGGAGACAGGTAATTacaagagagaagatgcatCCCTTTATTAATTGGAAGCATCCTGAGGTAGTCATCATTCTTGATACTATATCTCTCGGCTTCTCAAAGGCCGAGAGCCCTGCAGGTATGCTCAGCAGCTGGGACAAAATGCAGGCTGTTGACAATGAAAACCAATGAAAGCTCATAGTTTCCGAAAACCTAAGCCTCATGAAGCAAGGTTCCAGGAAGACCTTCCGGATGTTGACATTGTAGCAAAGCCCCGGAACTGACGTCTCGAGAGATGATCTAGAGATACCCCTATATGCAAGTCTGCTTACTGTAAGATGATCTGAGTTCCACAATTGGCAATCCAGGAAGCGTCCAAGCCTCCAGCCCTGCCATTATTCGGTTTCTGAGCCAATAGATCCTGGGGCGTTATGGAGTTGAACATGACAAGCGCCGCGCTATCGTGGTAGTGTAGCGGTGCATCAGCCCTATCTCGGCTGTGCAAGGTGATGACATCTACCCCCTCTTCCTTGATTCGTCATTAATCTATACGATATGCGAATGGGCGCTGGAGGCAAGGTGAGATTTTCGTTTGATTTCGGAAAGTATTTGTAGAAAAGGGGGTGATAATAGATAGGGTTCTGTTGCGGAGTTTGGAAGTGAATGTACTTAAACCACTGACAACGAATGCATTAGGAGTTCTAATGATGAACCAATATATTTTGTACATGTGCTAGGTGGAGGACAAAGCGCGGTCATTTAGAAATTCGTGTAAGGTTAGTTTTTGTCAGCGGGGTGCTTTGGCTTCAAGACAAGGAACTTCAGTCAGTGATGGTCCAATTCGTTGCTGACGTGATATTTGAGGCATTAGATCAATAATGCACAATGTAGACAGTGAGATAGCTTACTACTTTCCAGTAGTGAAACTTAGGACTGCTTTCAGAGTCAAATGCTCATAGAACAAATTGACGTGAAAGTGCAAATGCTATAGTGAGGTTGCTTTGTATAGATCAAGTTTCAGATAGGCAGCCTCGTAGTACGCTTGCGAGAATTAGTTGGGTAGTCAGCGTAGTGTCTTGCTTCTCGTTTATTCTAGCCAGTCGGTAACTCAATCGCTCTACTATGGTGATCTCTTGAAACCTGTAAACAAGTCTGAGTGATGGTGGATGTAACACCGGATCTGGAGGTCTTATTCGTTGAGCCGCC
This genomic stretch from Fusarium fujikuroi IMI 58289 draft genome, chromosome FFUJ_chr09 harbors:
- a CDS encoding related to N-glycosyltransferase, which gives rise to MASHLSDVVKTATGIEQTTITGPTNTSKPHLVFGATPVDGHTYPLIRIAEDLVQRGFEVTFIAGDQFEKSITDAGARHVTVPPLVSPKLMAEREAIPAGIPRLLYDIRHIFTGQTPERWRILNGVLEGIRAEDPEREVVVMPETCFMGANPISLGGPLPKGYTKRPMVINLNPIPYMATSIDTAPFGPGLPPDSTESGHARNQFMNQMMVGGPFADVIAHQEEVLKNLGATEILEPQIPFHHWMLMHDLSIQMCPPSLEYSRSDVPSNVKFSGCATPKPIPADFNYPSWWDDVKRGDRRIIAVTQGTIARDATNLIIPTIDALSDRDDLLVVAILGQRGAFLPDDIPIPSNTRVIDYLAYDALLPHASVFVMNAGYGGFLHGVTNGVPLVLAGETEDKPEIAMRGEWSGVAVNLKTGRPTPDMVRLGVERVLRDDSFKKRVDEIKAENEAMKFFDFIEEQVLSVESFEA